The Labeo rohita strain BAU-BD-2019 chromosome 19, IGBB_LRoh.1.0, whole genome shotgun sequence genome window below encodes:
- the rnf115b gene encoding E3 ubiquitin-protein ligase RNF115, which produces MAEAAAAAPRHRFFCHCCKGEIDPKLPEYVCPRCESGFIEEVSENSSLLQRRDVAAAAGDDMASQFAELWQLLFMEHSALLSDPTVTDALRSRSGVEAAVADLASGTAGPVASVETLSDCTEPVLLPQQNSQQRNSRLDQGQAVEGIVQQFLAGLFSNSDSASSQTSSWSNMLHSNPGDYAWGQGGLDVVITQLLAQSENTGPPPAAKEMISSLPTVSISSEQAACRLECPVCREEYSEGESVRQLPCLHYFHSNCIVPWLQLHDTCPVCRKSLDGEDRGFQPQRRPPGAIQSPANAEERSTFETL; this is translated from the exons ATGGCGGAGGCCGCAGCCGCTGCTCCACGACACCGGTTCTTCTGTCATTGCTGTAAAGGTGAAATCGACCCAAAGCTGCCT GAATATGTTTGCCCCAGATGTGAATCTGGCTTCATTGAAGAGGTGTCAGAGAATTCAAG TCTTCTTCAGAGACGTGATGTTGCTGCCGCTGCAGGTGATGACATGGCCTCACAGTTTGCGGAG CTGTGGCAGCTGCTCTTCATGGAACATTCAGCCCTCCTCTCCGACCCCACCGTCACAGATGCGCTCCGCAGCCGTTCAGGGGTCGAGGCAGCAGTTGCCGATCTTGCCTCTGGGACAGCGGGACCTGTAGCGTCCGTGGAGACGTTGTCAGACTGCACAGAGCCTGTGCTCCTCCCTCAACAAAACAGCCAGCAACGAAACTCTAGACTGGATCAGGGACAGGCTGTGGAGGG GATTGTCCAGCAGTTTCTAGCTGGTCTGTTTTCCAATTCTGACAGTGCAAGTTCCCAAACCTCCTCATG GTCTAACATGCTGCACTCGAACCCTGGAGATTATGCTTGGGGACAAGGAGGTTTGGATGTGGTCATCACACAG TTGCTTGCTCAGTCTGAAAACACCGGCCCCCCTCCTGCTGCGAAGGAGATGATCTCATCTCTCCCCACCGTTAGCATCTCCTCAGAACAGGCTG CATGCCGGCTGGAATGCCCTGTGTGTAGAGAGGAGTACTCTGAAGGGGAATCTGTCCGACAGCTGCCCTGTCTGCACTACTTTCACAGCAACTGTATCGTGCCCTGGCTACAACTG caCGACACCTGCCCTGTCTGCCGGAAAAGTCTGGATGGTGAAGACCGGGGTTTCCAGCCACAGAGAAGACCTCCAGGGGCAATTCAATCACCGGCGAATGCAGAGGAACGCAGCACCTTTGAGACTCTTTAG